A region from the Brassica napus cultivar Da-Ae chromosome C8, Da-Ae, whole genome shotgun sequence genome encodes:
- the LOC106367006 gene encoding MLO-like protein 2 isoform X4 yields MADKEYERTLEETSTWTVAVVCFVLILISLFIEHLIHKIGSWLKKKHKGNLYEALEKVKAVAQTPISSFCIPKSVASSMRPCSAAEIAKKELDKKIPRRSLATKGYNECPKGKVPFVSAYGIHQLHIFIFVLAVVHVIYCIVTYALGKTKMRKWEKWEEETKTIEYQYSNDPGRFRFARDTTFGRRHLNAWSKTSVTLWTVCFFRQFFGSVTKVDYLTLRHGFITARFAPGSGSEKMPYDFRNYIQRSLEKDFKTVVEISPVIWFVTVLFLLTNLDGLHSYLWLPFIPLIVVLIVGTKLQVIITKLGLRIQEKGDVVRGAPLVKPGDDLFWFDKPSFMIFLIHLVLFTNAFQLAFFAWSSYEFGISNCFHKEPQDITIRIVVGLVVQILCSYVTLPLYALVTQMGTTMKPTVFNGRVSKMLKKWHHKAQEETQHGRRSESNTPYPSRPTTPTHGSSPIHLLHNYNDRSIESFPNPPSPNHHDHYQFYDPESQHKAAESSTHHSTAHGSASMELPPLRPANA; encoded by the exons ATGGCGGATAAGGAATATGAGAGGACTTTAGAGGAGACCTCTACGTGGACAGTCGCTGTGGTTTGCTTCGTCTTAATACTCATTTCGCTTTTTATCGAACACTTGATTCACAAAATTGGATCC TGGCTCAAAAAGAAGCACAAGGGGAATCTTTATGAAGCCCTTGAAAAAGTTAAAGCAG TCGCACAAACACCAATCTCAAGTTTCTGCATTCCCAAGAGTGTTGCATCATCAATGCGCCCTTGCAGCGCCGCAGAAATAGCTAAAAAGGAATTAGATAAAAAA ATCCCTAGAAGAAGTTTAGCCACCAAAGGTTACAACGAATGCCCAAAG GGGAAAGTGCCTTTTGTATCTGCTTACGGAATCCACCAGCTGCACATATTCATTTTCGTGCTCGCGGTGGTTCATGTTATTTACTGCATTGTTACTTATGCTTTGGGAAAGACCAAG ATGAGGAAGTGGGAGAAGTGGGAGGAAGAGACAAAGACAATAGAATATCAATACTCCAACG ATCCTGGGAGGTTCAGGTTTGCGAGGGACACAACTTTCGGACGAAGACATCTCAATGCCTGGAGCAAGACGAGTGTTACGCTCTGGACTGTTTGTTTTTTCAGACAGTTCTTTGGATCTGTCACCAAAGTTGATTACTTAACTTTGCGGCATGGTTTCATCACG GCGCGATTTGCTCCTGGGAGCGGGAGCGAAAAAATGCCATATGATTTTCGCAACTATATTCAGAGATCATTAGAAAAAGACTTTAAAACTGTTGTCGAGATCAG CCCCGTCATCTGGTTTGTAACTGTGCTATTCCTCTTGACCAACTTAGATG GACTACATTCTTACCTCTGGTTACCATTCATTCCTCTGATT GTGGTTCTAATAGTTGGAACAAAGCTTCAAGTGATTATAACCAAATTGGGTCTAAGAATCCAAGAGAAAGGCGATGTGGTAAGAGGCGCCCCTCTGGTTAAGCCTGGTGATGATCTCTTCTGGTTTGACAAACCTAGCTTCATGATTTTCCTTATCCATTTGGTTCTTTTCACG AATGCATTTCAACTTGCTTTCTTTGCATGGAGTTCG TATGAATTTGGTATCAGTAATTGTTTCCATAAAGAGCCTCAAGATATTACCATTAGAATTGTAGTTGG ACTTGTTGTACAGATACTTTGCAGCTATGTGACTCTTCCACTCTATGCTCTTGTCACTCAG ATGGGTACTACGATGAAGCCAACGGTATTCAACGGAAGAGTATCCAAGATGCTAAAGAAGTGGCATCACAAAGCACAGGAGGAGACACAACACGGAAGACGCTCTGAATCGAACACACCTTACCCTAGCCGTCCAACTACACCAACTCATGGCTCATCTCCCATCCATCTTCTTCACAATTACAACGACCGAAGCATTGAAAGTTTTCCTAATCCTCCTTCTCCTAATCATCATGACCACTACCAGTTTTATGATCCTGAGTCCCAACACAAAGCAGCTGAATCTTCCACACATCATTCTACTGCACATGGAAGTGCATCCATGGAACTTCCTCCTCTACGACCAGCAAACgcttaa
- the LOC106367006 gene encoding MLO-like protein 2 isoform X2, producing MADKEYERTLEETSTWTVAVVCFVLILISLFIEHLIHKIGSWLKKKHKGNLYEALEKVKAVAQTPISSFCIPKSVASSMRPCSAAEIAKKELDKKEADKQKSTGKLLLELAESYIPRRSLATKGYNECPKGKVPFVSAYGIHQLHIFIFVLAVVHVIYCIVTYALGKTKMRKWEKWEEETKTIEYQYSNDPGRFRFARDTTFGRRHLNAWSKTSVTLWTVCFFRQFFGSVTKVDYLTLRHGFITARFAPGSGSEKMPYDFRNYIQRSLEKDFKTVVEISPVIWFVTVLFLLTNLDGLHSYLWLPFIPLIVVLIVGTKLQVIITKLGLRIQEKGDVVRGAPLVKPGDDLFWFDKPSFMIFLIHLVLFTNAFQLAFFAWSSYEFGISNCFHKEPQDITIRIVVGLVVQILCSYVTLPLYALVTQMGTTMKPTVFNGRVSKMLKKWHHKAQEETQHGRRSESNTPYPSRPTTPTHGSSPIHLLHNYNDRSIESFPNPPSPNHHDHYQFYDPESQHKAAESSTHHSTAHGSASMELPPLRPANA from the exons ATGGCGGATAAGGAATATGAGAGGACTTTAGAGGAGACCTCTACGTGGACAGTCGCTGTGGTTTGCTTCGTCTTAATACTCATTTCGCTTTTTATCGAACACTTGATTCACAAAATTGGATCC TGGCTCAAAAAGAAGCACAAGGGGAATCTTTATGAAGCCCTTGAAAAAGTTAAAGCAG TCGCACAAACACCAATCTCAAGTTTCTGCATTCCCAAGAGTGTTGCATCATCAATGCGCCCTTGCAGCGCCGCAGAAATAGCTAAAAAGGAATTAGATAAAAAAGAAGCCGATAAACAAAAATCCACCGGAAAACTTCTCCTTGAGTTAGCTGAATCTTACATCCCTAGAAGAAGTTTAGCCACCAAAGGTTACAACGAATGCCCAAAG GGGAAAGTGCCTTTTGTATCTGCTTACGGAATCCACCAGCTGCACATATTCATTTTCGTGCTCGCGGTGGTTCATGTTATTTACTGCATTGTTACTTATGCTTTGGGAAAGACCAAG ATGAGGAAGTGGGAGAAGTGGGAGGAAGAGACAAAGACAATAGAATATCAATACTCCAACG ATCCTGGGAGGTTCAGGTTTGCGAGGGACACAACTTTCGGACGAAGACATCTCAATGCCTGGAGCAAGACGAGTGTTACGCTCTGGACTGTTTGTTTTTTCAGACAGTTCTTTGGATCTGTCACCAAAGTTGATTACTTAACTTTGCGGCATGGTTTCATCACG GCGCGATTTGCTCCTGGGAGCGGGAGCGAAAAAATGCCATATGATTTTCGCAACTATATTCAGAGATCATTAGAAAAAGACTTTAAAACTGTTGTCGAGATCAG CCCCGTCATCTGGTTTGTAACTGTGCTATTCCTCTTGACCAACTTAGATG GACTACATTCTTACCTCTGGTTACCATTCATTCCTCTGATT GTGGTTCTAATAGTTGGAACAAAGCTTCAAGTGATTATAACCAAATTGGGTCTAAGAATCCAAGAGAAAGGCGATGTGGTAAGAGGCGCCCCTCTGGTTAAGCCTGGTGATGATCTCTTCTGGTTTGACAAACCTAGCTTCATGATTTTCCTTATCCATTTGGTTCTTTTCACG AATGCATTTCAACTTGCTTTCTTTGCATGGAGTTCG TATGAATTTGGTATCAGTAATTGTTTCCATAAAGAGCCTCAAGATATTACCATTAGAATTGTAGTTGG ACTTGTTGTACAGATACTTTGCAGCTATGTGACTCTTCCACTCTATGCTCTTGTCACTCAG ATGGGTACTACGATGAAGCCAACGGTATTCAACGGAAGAGTATCCAAGATGCTAAAGAAGTGGCATCACAAAGCACAGGAGGAGACACAACACGGAAGACGCTCTGAATCGAACACACCTTACCCTAGCCGTCCAACTACACCAACTCATGGCTCATCTCCCATCCATCTTCTTCACAATTACAACGACCGAAGCATTGAAAGTTTTCCTAATCCTCCTTCTCCTAATCATCATGACCACTACCAGTTTTATGATCCTGAGTCCCAACACAAAGCAGCTGAATCTTCCACACATCATTCTACTGCACATGGAAGTGCATCCATGGAACTTCCTCCTCTACGACCAGCAAACgcttaa
- the LOC106367006 gene encoding MLO-like protein 2 isoform X1, whose amino-acid sequence MADKEYERTLEETSTWTVAVVCFVLILISLFIEHLIHKIGSWLKKKHKGNLYEALEKVKAELMLLGFISLLLTVAQTPISSFCIPKSVASSMRPCSAAEIAKKELDKKEADKQKSTGKLLLELAESYIPRRSLATKGYNECPKGKVPFVSAYGIHQLHIFIFVLAVVHVIYCIVTYALGKTKMRKWEKWEEETKTIEYQYSNDPGRFRFARDTTFGRRHLNAWSKTSVTLWTVCFFRQFFGSVTKVDYLTLRHGFITARFAPGSGSEKMPYDFRNYIQRSLEKDFKTVVEISPVIWFVTVLFLLTNLDGLHSYLWLPFIPLIVVLIVGTKLQVIITKLGLRIQEKGDVVRGAPLVKPGDDLFWFDKPSFMIFLIHLVLFTNAFQLAFFAWSSYEFGISNCFHKEPQDITIRIVVGLVVQILCSYVTLPLYALVTQMGTTMKPTVFNGRVSKMLKKWHHKAQEETQHGRRSESNTPYPSRPTTPTHGSSPIHLLHNYNDRSIESFPNPPSPNHHDHYQFYDPESQHKAAESSTHHSTAHGSASMELPPLRPANA is encoded by the exons ATGGCGGATAAGGAATATGAGAGGACTTTAGAGGAGACCTCTACGTGGACAGTCGCTGTGGTTTGCTTCGTCTTAATACTCATTTCGCTTTTTATCGAACACTTGATTCACAAAATTGGATCC TGGCTCAAAAAGAAGCACAAGGGGAATCTTTATGAAGCCCTTGAAAAAGTTAAAGCAG AGCTTATGCTGTTGGGATTCATATCACTACTCTTAACAGTCGCACAAACACCAATCTCAAGTTTCTGCATTCCCAAGAGTGTTGCATCATCAATGCGCCCTTGCAGCGCCGCAGAAATAGCTAAAAAGGAATTAGATAAAAAAGAAGCCGATAAACAAAAATCCACCGGAAAACTTCTCCTTGAGTTAGCTGAATCTTACATCCCTAGAAGAAGTTTAGCCACCAAAGGTTACAACGAATGCCCAAAG GGGAAAGTGCCTTTTGTATCTGCTTACGGAATCCACCAGCTGCACATATTCATTTTCGTGCTCGCGGTGGTTCATGTTATTTACTGCATTGTTACTTATGCTTTGGGAAAGACCAAG ATGAGGAAGTGGGAGAAGTGGGAGGAAGAGACAAAGACAATAGAATATCAATACTCCAACG ATCCTGGGAGGTTCAGGTTTGCGAGGGACACAACTTTCGGACGAAGACATCTCAATGCCTGGAGCAAGACGAGTGTTACGCTCTGGACTGTTTGTTTTTTCAGACAGTTCTTTGGATCTGTCACCAAAGTTGATTACTTAACTTTGCGGCATGGTTTCATCACG GCGCGATTTGCTCCTGGGAGCGGGAGCGAAAAAATGCCATATGATTTTCGCAACTATATTCAGAGATCATTAGAAAAAGACTTTAAAACTGTTGTCGAGATCAG CCCCGTCATCTGGTTTGTAACTGTGCTATTCCTCTTGACCAACTTAGATG GACTACATTCTTACCTCTGGTTACCATTCATTCCTCTGATT GTGGTTCTAATAGTTGGAACAAAGCTTCAAGTGATTATAACCAAATTGGGTCTAAGAATCCAAGAGAAAGGCGATGTGGTAAGAGGCGCCCCTCTGGTTAAGCCTGGTGATGATCTCTTCTGGTTTGACAAACCTAGCTTCATGATTTTCCTTATCCATTTGGTTCTTTTCACG AATGCATTTCAACTTGCTTTCTTTGCATGGAGTTCG TATGAATTTGGTATCAGTAATTGTTTCCATAAAGAGCCTCAAGATATTACCATTAGAATTGTAGTTGG ACTTGTTGTACAGATACTTTGCAGCTATGTGACTCTTCCACTCTATGCTCTTGTCACTCAG ATGGGTACTACGATGAAGCCAACGGTATTCAACGGAAGAGTATCCAAGATGCTAAAGAAGTGGCATCACAAAGCACAGGAGGAGACACAACACGGAAGACGCTCTGAATCGAACACACCTTACCCTAGCCGTCCAACTACACCAACTCATGGCTCATCTCCCATCCATCTTCTTCACAATTACAACGACCGAAGCATTGAAAGTTTTCCTAATCCTCCTTCTCCTAATCATCATGACCACTACCAGTTTTATGATCCTGAGTCCCAACACAAAGCAGCTGAATCTTCCACACATCATTCTACTGCACATGGAAGTGCATCCATGGAACTTCCTCCTCTACGACCAGCAAACgcttaa
- the LOC106367006 gene encoding MLO-like protein 2 isoform X3, producing the protein MADKEYERTLEETSTWTVAVVCFVLILISLFIEHLIHKIGSWLKKKHKGNLYEALEKVKAELMLLGFISLLLTVAQTPISSFCIPKSVASSMRPCSAAEIAKKELDKKIPRRSLATKGYNECPKGKVPFVSAYGIHQLHIFIFVLAVVHVIYCIVTYALGKTKMRKWEKWEEETKTIEYQYSNDPGRFRFARDTTFGRRHLNAWSKTSVTLWTVCFFRQFFGSVTKVDYLTLRHGFITARFAPGSGSEKMPYDFRNYIQRSLEKDFKTVVEISPVIWFVTVLFLLTNLDGLHSYLWLPFIPLIVVLIVGTKLQVIITKLGLRIQEKGDVVRGAPLVKPGDDLFWFDKPSFMIFLIHLVLFTNAFQLAFFAWSSYEFGISNCFHKEPQDITIRIVVGLVVQILCSYVTLPLYALVTQMGTTMKPTVFNGRVSKMLKKWHHKAQEETQHGRRSESNTPYPSRPTTPTHGSSPIHLLHNYNDRSIESFPNPPSPNHHDHYQFYDPESQHKAAESSTHHSTAHGSASMELPPLRPANA; encoded by the exons ATGGCGGATAAGGAATATGAGAGGACTTTAGAGGAGACCTCTACGTGGACAGTCGCTGTGGTTTGCTTCGTCTTAATACTCATTTCGCTTTTTATCGAACACTTGATTCACAAAATTGGATCC TGGCTCAAAAAGAAGCACAAGGGGAATCTTTATGAAGCCCTTGAAAAAGTTAAAGCAG AGCTTATGCTGTTGGGATTCATATCACTACTCTTAACAGTCGCACAAACACCAATCTCAAGTTTCTGCATTCCCAAGAGTGTTGCATCATCAATGCGCCCTTGCAGCGCCGCAGAAATAGCTAAAAAGGAATTAGATAAAAAA ATCCCTAGAAGAAGTTTAGCCACCAAAGGTTACAACGAATGCCCAAAG GGGAAAGTGCCTTTTGTATCTGCTTACGGAATCCACCAGCTGCACATATTCATTTTCGTGCTCGCGGTGGTTCATGTTATTTACTGCATTGTTACTTATGCTTTGGGAAAGACCAAG ATGAGGAAGTGGGAGAAGTGGGAGGAAGAGACAAAGACAATAGAATATCAATACTCCAACG ATCCTGGGAGGTTCAGGTTTGCGAGGGACACAACTTTCGGACGAAGACATCTCAATGCCTGGAGCAAGACGAGTGTTACGCTCTGGACTGTTTGTTTTTTCAGACAGTTCTTTGGATCTGTCACCAAAGTTGATTACTTAACTTTGCGGCATGGTTTCATCACG GCGCGATTTGCTCCTGGGAGCGGGAGCGAAAAAATGCCATATGATTTTCGCAACTATATTCAGAGATCATTAGAAAAAGACTTTAAAACTGTTGTCGAGATCAG CCCCGTCATCTGGTTTGTAACTGTGCTATTCCTCTTGACCAACTTAGATG GACTACATTCTTACCTCTGGTTACCATTCATTCCTCTGATT GTGGTTCTAATAGTTGGAACAAAGCTTCAAGTGATTATAACCAAATTGGGTCTAAGAATCCAAGAGAAAGGCGATGTGGTAAGAGGCGCCCCTCTGGTTAAGCCTGGTGATGATCTCTTCTGGTTTGACAAACCTAGCTTCATGATTTTCCTTATCCATTTGGTTCTTTTCACG AATGCATTTCAACTTGCTTTCTTTGCATGGAGTTCG TATGAATTTGGTATCAGTAATTGTTTCCATAAAGAGCCTCAAGATATTACCATTAGAATTGTAGTTGG ACTTGTTGTACAGATACTTTGCAGCTATGTGACTCTTCCACTCTATGCTCTTGTCACTCAG ATGGGTACTACGATGAAGCCAACGGTATTCAACGGAAGAGTATCCAAGATGCTAAAGAAGTGGCATCACAAAGCACAGGAGGAGACACAACACGGAAGACGCTCTGAATCGAACACACCTTACCCTAGCCGTCCAACTACACCAACTCATGGCTCATCTCCCATCCATCTTCTTCACAATTACAACGACCGAAGCATTGAAAGTTTTCCTAATCCTCCTTCTCCTAATCATCATGACCACTACCAGTTTTATGATCCTGAGTCCCAACACAAAGCAGCTGAATCTTCCACACATCATTCTACTGCACATGGAAGTGCATCCATGGAACTTCCTCCTCTACGACCAGCAAACgcttaa
- the LOC111198537 gene encoding MLO-like protein 2 → MPKGEVPFVSAYGIHQLHIFIFVLAVVHVIYCIVTYALGKSKISKWKQWEDDTKTVVYKFSNDQDWFRLAKDTSFRRRHLSSWSNTNVTVWTVCFFRQFFGSVTEVDYKTLRLGFIAV, encoded by the exons ATGCCCAAAG GGGAAGTGCCTTTTGTATCTGCTTACGGAATCCACCAGCTGCACATATTCATTTTTGTGCTCGCGGTGGTTCATGTTATTTACTGCATTGTTACTTATGCTTTAGGAAAGAGCAAG ATAAGCAAGTGGAAGCAGTGGGAGGACGACACGAAGACAGTAGTATATAAGTTCTCCAACG ATCAAGACTGGTTCAGGTTGGCGAAGGACACATCTTTCAGGCGAAGACATCTCAGTTCCTGGAGCAATACGAATGTTACGGTATGGACTGTTTGTTTTTTCAGACAGTTCTTTGGATCTGTCACCGAAGTTGATTACAAAACTCTGCGGCTCGGTTTCATCGCGGTATAA